A DNA window from Hordeum vulgare subsp. vulgare chromosome 1H, MorexV3_pseudomolecules_assembly, whole genome shotgun sequence contains the following coding sequences:
- the LOC123407714 gene encoding uncharacterized protein LOC123407714, translating into MWWWRRRKFRFNGVDVHCSVHTLHYFVRVQVRSSRSGKDLGRERRRRRFTRSTGRPSTVATTGAMPKTWCTAAETVPAATEPAKIAGMTVVAAKSANTMTTATALSTSTAITNEVQEEG; encoded by the coding sequence ATGTGGTGGTGGAGGCGCCGCAAGTTTCGGTTCAACGGCGTCGACGTCCATTGCTCCGTCCACACGCTCCATTACTTCGTCCGCGTACAAGTTCGGAGCAGCCGGTCCGGCAAGGATCTAGGCCGGGAGCGGCGCCGGCGCCGGTTCACGCGAAGCACCGGAAGGCCCAGCACCGTGGCGACCACGGGCGCCATGCCTAAGACGTGGTGCACGGCGGCGGAAACCGTTCCGGCGGCCACCGAACCGGCGAAGATCGCGGGCATGACGGTTGTGGCGGCGAAGTCCGCCAACAccatgacgacggcgacggctcTGTCGACGTCGACCGCCATCACGAACGAGGTGCAGGAAGAAGGATAG